One window from the genome of Camelus bactrianus isolate YW-2024 breed Bactrian camel chromosome 4, ASM4877302v1, whole genome shotgun sequence encodes:
- the OR2S2 gene encoding olfactory receptor 2S2 produces MGYYMEKANQTSPVLGFILLGLSAHPKLEKTFFVLILLMYLMILLGNGVLVLVTVSDSRLHTPMYFFLGNLSFLDICYTTSSVPLVLDGFRTPRKTISFSGCAVQMFLSFAMAGTECVLLGMMAFDRYVAICNPLRYPVVMSKAAYVPMAASSWAIGGIASLVHTSLAIQLPFCGDNIINHFTCEILAVLKLACADISINVISMGVTNVIFLGVPVLFISVSYIFIIATILRIPSAEGRRKAFSTCSAHLTVVIIFYGTLFFMYGKPKSKDSLEADKEDFSDKLIPLFYGVVTPMLNPIIYSLRNKDVKAALRYLVAQKYFSQ; encoded by the coding sequence ATGGGATATTACATGGAAAAAGCTAATCAGACCTCTCCAGTGCTGGGgttcattctcctgggcctctcaGCCCACCCGAAGCTGGAGAAAACGTTCTTTGTGCTCATCCTGCTGATGTACCTGATGATCCTGCTGGGAAACGGGGTCCTCGTCCTGGTGACCGTGTCTGATTCCCGCCTGCACacgcccatgtacttcttcctgggGAACCTCTCCTTCCTTGACATCTGCTATACAACCTCCTCGGTCCCTCTGGTCCTGGATGGCTTCCGCACACCCAGGAAAACCATCTCCTTCTCAGGCTGTGCCGTGCAGATGTTCCTCTCCTTCGCCATGGCGGGGACAGAGTGTGTGCTTCTGGGCATGATGGCATttgaccgctacgtggccatctgcaaCCCCCTGAGGTACCCTGTGGTCATGAGCAAGGCTGCCTACGTGCCCATGGCTGCCAGCTCCTGGGCTATTGGTGGTATTGCTTCTCTGGTACACACATCCTTGGCAATTCAGCTGCCCTTCTGTGGGGACAACATCATCAACCACTTCACCTGTGAGATCCTGGCTGTCCTGAAGTTGGCTTGTGCTGACATCTCCATCAATGTGATCAGCATGGGGGTGACCAATGTGATCTTCCTGGGGGTCCCTGTGCTGTTCATCTCTGTCTCCTATATATTCATCATTGCTACCATCCTGAGGATCCCCTCAGCTGAGGGGAGAAGAaaggccttctccacctgctctgccCACCTCACTGTGGTGATAATATTCTATGGAACCTTATTTTTCATGTATGGGAAACCCAAGTCTAAGGACtccctggaggcagacaaagaggatttttcagaCAAGCTCATCCCCCTCTTCTACGGGGTTGTGACCCCCATGCTCAACCCCATCATCTACAGCCTCAGGAACAAGGATGTGAAGGCTGCCCTGAGGTACCTGGTGGCTCAGAAATACTTCAGTCAGTGA
- the LOC105067543 gene encoding olfactory receptor 13C7-like, producing the protein MDRSNQTSPMLGFILLGLSAHPKLEKTFFVLILLMYLLILLGNGVLVLVTVSDSHLHTPMYFFLGNLSFLDICYTTSSVPLILGSFLTPRKTISFSGCAVQMFLSFAMGATECVLLGMMAFDRYVAICNPLRYPMVMSKAAYVPMAAGSWAAGSTTAMVQTSLAMQLPFCGDNVINHFTCEILAVLKLACADISINVISMVVANVIFLGVPVLLISFSYVFIIATILKIPSAEGRKKAFSTCSAHLTVMVVFYGTILFMYGKPKSRDPLGVDKQGLADKLTSLFYGMVTPMLNPIIYSLRNKDRKTAVRNLLTQKHFTW; encoded by the coding sequence ATGGACAGGTCTAATCAGACCTCCCCGATGCTGGGgttcattctcctgggcctctcaGCCCACCCGAAGCTGGAGAAAACGTTCTTTGTGCTCATCCTGCTGATGTACCTGCTGATCCTGCTGGGAAACGGGGTCCTCGTCCTGGTGACCGTGTCTGACTCCCACCTGCACacgcccatgtacttcttcctgggGAACCTCTCCTTCCTCGACATCTGCTACACAACCTCCTCTGTCCCCCTCATTCTTGGCAGCTTCCTTACTCCCAGGAAAACCATCTCCTTCTCGGGCTGTGCCGTGCAGATGTTCCTCTCCTTTGCCATGGGAGCCACAGAGTGTGTGCTTCTGGGCATGATGGCGTttgaccgctacgtggccatctgcaaCCCCCTGAGGTACCCTATGGTCATGAGCAAGGCTGCCTACGTGCCCATGGCTGCTGGCTCCTGGGCAGCTGGAAGCACCACTGCCATGGTGCAGACATCCCTAGCAATGCAACTACCCTTCTGTGGGGACAATGTCATCAACCACTTCACCTGTGAGATCCTGGCTGTCCTGAAGTTGGCTTGTGCTGATATCTCCATCAATGTGATCAGCATGGTTGTGGCCAATGTGATTTTCTTGGGGGTCCCTGTGCTGCTCATCTCTTTCTCCTATGTGTTCATCATTGCTACCATTTTGAAGATCCCTTCAGCTGAGGGGAGGAAAaaggccttctccacctgctctgccCACCTCACAGTCATGGTCGTCTTCTATGGGACCATCCTCTTCATGTATGGGAAGCCCAAATCCAGGGACCCTCTGGGAGTAGACAAACAAGGCCTTGCAGACAAGCTCACCTCCCTCTTTTATGGGATGGTAACCCCCATGCTCAACCCCATCATCTACAGCCTCAGGAACAAGGACAGGAAGACTGCTGTGAGGAACCTGCTGACTCAAAAACACTTCACCTGGTGA